The following coding sequences lie in one Candidatus Hydrogenedentota bacterium genomic window:
- a CDS encoding DUF4091 domain-containing protein produces the protein MNAKSLLTLLVIVCATAYAGEQAVLTVWTPPPLAKVLRDAVPPPEGPQPLLIQGARNETASAQAAVRPAADIEAAGVSITDLKHRETGAVIPAGAVTLQWERYIAIDRNSEGLPEDELVAKAPNSIPDPFWEGASIPLKAGESQAVWLEAHIPEDAAPGDYEGVLAVTAGDISAQLPVILHVWNFAMPSERHLSVVNWWRFPGLGFEDKIPAYSDEYYRFLGECCTFLAAHRQTDIQSSLSELVQEVKQADGAVGYDTSRFERYAATAFEHGIRQIHLHAVGQLVGPHVSPEGRAEAVPAAMNRLPALEAVIQKNGWQDRVAVNIADEPFISHEQSYAAVVDQVHKMAPSVKVIEAVEAEYFGELDIYVPKLSHLNLWYPRFQEVQREGKELWFYTCCHPVGRYPNRFLDQSLLKARALHWINYLYDLDGYLHWGLNHFYGDEPYTQEAISQRLPLGDRAIVYPGENGFLGSLRLSTMRDGLQDFEYLWVLEDGLRQLKERVGEDAFWLDPRQRPLELCRRVVQSFYDHTRDPDVLMKARRAIAEEIEALQSAPLLVVQTSPPENTFVPAGPRNIGVRGLVAPGASVTVNGSAVAVRESGYFCMTHFMPGDKPVIAVTVEESGEQRSAARSFILERE, from the coding sequence ATGAACGCCAAATCTCTGTTAACGCTTCTGGTCATTGTGTGCGCAACCGCGTATGCCGGGGAACAGGCGGTCCTGACCGTTTGGACGCCGCCGCCGCTCGCCAAGGTGTTGCGCGACGCGGTTCCGCCTCCCGAGGGACCCCAGCCGCTGCTTATCCAGGGTGCGCGCAACGAAACGGCCAGCGCACAGGCGGCCGTGCGGCCGGCGGCCGATATCGAGGCGGCCGGCGTGTCCATCACGGACCTGAAGCACCGGGAGACGGGCGCGGTAATCCCCGCGGGGGCCGTGACGCTGCAGTGGGAGCGCTACATTGCCATCGATCGCAACTCGGAAGGGCTGCCCGAAGATGAACTTGTGGCGAAAGCGCCCAACAGCATCCCGGACCCGTTCTGGGAGGGCGCGAGCATCCCGCTGAAGGCTGGGGAGTCCCAGGCCGTCTGGCTCGAGGCGCATATTCCCGAAGACGCGGCGCCTGGCGATTATGAGGGTGTGTTGGCGGTTACGGCGGGCGATATTTCGGCCCAATTGCCTGTTATCCTGCACGTCTGGAACTTCGCCATGCCCAGCGAGCGGCATCTCTCGGTTGTGAACTGGTGGCGTTTTCCTGGATTAGGGTTCGAGGACAAGATTCCCGCGTATTCCGACGAGTACTACCGGTTTCTGGGCGAATGCTGCACGTTTCTGGCGGCCCACCGCCAGACCGACATCCAGTCTTCGCTGAGCGAACTGGTACAGGAGGTCAAGCAGGCCGACGGGGCCGTTGGGTATGACACCTCGCGTTTCGAGCGTTACGCGGCAACGGCGTTCGAGCACGGCATCCGCCAGATTCATCTGCACGCCGTGGGGCAGCTTGTTGGGCCGCACGTTTCCCCCGAGGGCCGCGCGGAGGCGGTCCCCGCGGCCATGAACCGCCTGCCCGCGCTCGAAGCCGTGATCCAGAAGAACGGATGGCAGGACCGGGTCGCCGTAAACATCGCCGACGAGCCGTTCATCAGTCACGAGCAGTCGTACGCGGCTGTCGTAGACCAGGTGCACAAGATGGCGCCGAGTGTGAAGGTGATCGAGGCGGTTGAAGCCGAATACTTCGGCGAACTCGATATCTACGTGCCCAAACTGAGCCATCTCAACCTCTGGTACCCGCGGTTTCAGGAAGTGCAGCGCGAAGGCAAGGAACTGTGGTTCTACACCTGCTGCCACCCCGTCGGGCGCTATCCCAACCGGTTCCTCGATCAATCGCTGCTGAAAGCCCGGGCGCTCCACTGGATCAACTACCTTTACGATCTCGACGGCTACCTTCATTGGGGCCTGAACCATTTTTACGGCGACGAGCCGTACACCCAGGAGGCGATCAGCCAGCGCCTGCCGCTTGGTGACCGCGCGATAGTCTATCCGGGCGAGAACGGGTTTCTCGGCTCCCTGCGGTTGAGCACCATGCGCGACGGGTTGCAGGATTTCGAGTACCTGTGGGTGCTCGAGGATGGGCTCCGTCAGCTCAAAGAACGCGTCGGCGAGGATGCGTTCTGGCTCGACCCGCGCCAGCGTCCCCTCGAACTGTGCCGCCGCGTGGTCCAATCGTTCTACGACCATACGCGCGACCCCGATGTGCTGATGAAAGCGCGGCGCGCGATCGCCGAAGAGATCGAAGCCCTGCAGAGCGCGCCCTTGCTCGTGGTCCAGACCTCGCCCCCCGAAAACACCTTCGTGCCGGCGGGCCCGCGGAACATCGGCGTGCGCGGCCTCGTGGCGCCCGGCGCATCGGTGACGGTCAACGGCAGCGCGGTTGCGGTTCGTGAAAGCGGATATTTCTGTATGACGCATTTCATGCCGGGGGACAAACCCGTCATTGCCGTCACCGTGGAGGAATCGGGCGAGCAGCGGTCAGCGGCGCGATCGTTTATACTGGAAAGAGAATAG